The Caenorhabditis elegans chromosome II genome has a segment encoding these proteins:
- the pot-2 gene encoding Protection of telomeres homolog 2 (Confirmed by transcript evidence), producing the protein MSSFDRRIEAACKFDDERYYKQYHRYFDVLAQVHSVVETINGAQMLRVWRGRKFGPGASAERRERRLFHVTQDSFKRYIVPPNPRIGKAIEENGKELLIEIDVYDDHRDGLKNLNSGDFVAIQNVHAASTRQTEMQVLHGGGASYQRGITTVPVDFEHEAFQNFKKKVEAVLETVAYDENFTEFQQPEEVAENHVDEEPQEEALPRGVVLRTETCDFMDMELDNWPEGPPKTFAEAIARANNSRRPRDPPQ; encoded by the exons ATGTCCTCGTTCGACCGTCGTATTGAAGCTGCATGTAAATTCGATGATGAGCGTTATTATAAACAGTATCACAGATACTTCGACGTCCTGGCCCAAGTTCATTCGGTTGTCGAAACAATTAACGGCGCACAGATGTTGAGAGTGTGGAGAGGCCGAAAGTTCGGACCAGGAGCAAGCGCGGAGAGGCGAGAAAGAAGGCTATTTCACGTTACGCAGGATTCCTTCAAGCGATACATTGTTCCACCAAATCCACGAATCGGAAAAGCGattgaagaaaatggaaaagaattACTGATTGAAATCGACGTTTATGACGATCATCGTGATGGTTTGAAGAATTTAAAT TCCGGTGATTTCGTGGCAATTCAAAATGTGCACGCGGCGTCTACGCGACAAACAGAAATGCAAGTTCTTCATGGTGGCGGAGCATCATATCAACGTGGAATCACAACAGTTCCAGTCGACTTCGAACAtgaagcttttcaaaatttcaagaaaaaggtGGAAGCTGTACTGGAAACTGTTGCTTACGATGAAAATTTCACCGAGTTCCAACAGCCAGAAGAAGTTGCTGAAAATCATGTTGATGAAGA gCCTCAAGAAGAAGCTCTGCCACGTGGTGTTGTTCTCCGAACGGAAACCTGCGATTTCATGGATATGGAGTTGGACAATTGGCCGGAAGGACCGCCGAAAACATTCGCTGAGGCTATCGCTCGTGCTAATAATTCTCGAAGACCGAGAGATCCACcacaataa
- the F57C2.4 gene encoding Toxin (Confirmed by transcript evidence): MKFLFVICLVVALAGGIVAHGIKGEPIPYSTETIWGEWFSCDIERCASDCRKKCEDLVGFSCTKPWWNPKYSCVCKCPLNLEELFEKE; the protein is encoded by the exons atgaaatttttgttcgTGATTTGTTTGGTTGTGGCGCTAGCTGGCGGGATAGTTGCTCATGGGATCAAAGGTGAACCAATTCCTTATTCAACTGAGACAATTTGGGGAG aatgGTTTTCCTGTGATATCGAACGATGTGCATCTGATTGCCGTAAAAAATGTGAGGACCTCGTCGGCTTTTCGTGTACGAAACCGTGGTGGAATCCCAAATATAGTTGTGTCTGCAAGTGCCCGCTGAATCTGGAAGaattattcgaaaaagaaTAA